One Eubacteriales bacterium mix99 genomic window carries:
- the glmM gene encoding phosphoglucosamine mutase, which translates to MGRLFGTDGVRGLANSELTCKMAFELGQAGAYVLTKARHRPKILVGRDTRISGDMLEAALTAGICSVGAEAVVAGVLPTPAIAYLTHHYGLDAGVVISASHNAMEYNGIKFFDHRGYKLPDELEDRIERIISDGTGKLPVPVGEKVGRRVPAWAAEKDYAEFLKSTIDGHLKGLKLALDCANGASYRVAPKVLESLGAEVRIRKNAPDGININDGCGSTHPEGLQDFVTEEKADAGLAFDGDADRLIAVDENGNLVDGDQILLICALDMKDRGLLKQNTVVGTVMSNLGLEIALKKAGCRLEQTRVGDRYVLEKMLEKDYCLGGEQSGHIIFRNHSTTGDGILTALQMLSVVQRSGKPLSALAAGMTKLPQVLVNARVSEAKKHRYAEDAVIQEEIRKIESRFREEGRVLIRTSGTEPLVRIMIEGTDQQLMEKEAVRLAGLIEQRLA; encoded by the coding sequence ATGGGACGTTTGTTTGGAACAGATGGCGTAAGGGGACTTGCAAATTCGGAGCTGACCTGCAAAATGGCATTTGAACTGGGGCAGGCCGGCGCCTATGTACTGACGAAGGCGAGGCACAGGCCAAAGATATTGGTTGGGCGGGATACCCGCATTTCCGGCGATATGCTGGAGGCTGCACTGACTGCAGGCATTTGCTCTGTGGGAGCAGAGGCTGTTGTAGCCGGTGTCCTGCCTACGCCTGCCATTGCTTATTTGACCCATCACTATGGTCTGGACGCCGGTGTTGTGATCTCTGCCTCTCACAATGCAATGGAATACAACGGGATCAAATTTTTTGATCATCGCGGATATAAACTGCCGGATGAGTTGGAAGACCGCATTGAACGTATTATTTCAGACGGCACCGGCAAATTACCGGTTCCGGTGGGAGAAAAAGTGGGCAGAAGGGTTCCGGCGTGGGCCGCCGAAAAGGATTATGCAGAGTTTCTGAAGAGCACCATTGATGGGCATCTGAAAGGATTGAAGCTGGCTCTGGATTGTGCCAACGGCGCTTCGTATCGGGTGGCTCCAAAAGTGCTGGAATCTCTCGGAGCGGAGGTACGGATTCGGAAGAATGCTCCGGATGGAATCAATATCAATGATGGCTGCGGATCCACCCATCCGGAGGGACTTCAGGACTTTGTCACGGAGGAGAAAGCGGATGCCGGTCTTGCCTTTGACGGGGATGCGGATCGGCTGATTGCCGTGGATGAAAACGGGAATCTGGTGGATGGGGATCAGATTCTGTTGATTTGCGCCCTGGATATGAAGGACCGGGGCCTTCTGAAGCAAAATACGGTTGTCGGGACGGTCATGAGCAACCTTGGCCTGGAAATTGCCCTGAAAAAAGCGGGATGCAGACTGGAGCAAACCAGGGTAGGAGACCGGTATGTGCTGGAAAAAATGTTGGAAAAGGATTATTGTCTGGGCGGAGAACAATCAGGACATATTATTTTCCGGAATCACAGCACGACAGGGGATGGGATCCTGACGGCACTGCAGATGCTGTCCGTTGTCCAACGCAGCGGAAAGCCGCTTTCCGCTCTGGCAGCCGGCATGACAAAACTGCCTCAGGTACTGGTGAATGCCAGGGTTTCCGAGGCAAAGAAACATCGTTATGCAGAGGATGCGGTCATACAGGAGGAAATCCGGAAAATCGAATCCAGGTTTCGGGAAGAAGGCCGGGTATTGATCCGGACTTCGGGAACCGAGCCATTGGTAAGGATTATGATAGAGGGAACGGACCAACAGCTTATGGAAAAGGAAGCTGTTCGGCTGGCCGGGCTGATTGAACAGCGTCTGGCTTAG
- the rpsI gene encoding 30S ribosomal protein S9, with translation MAKVQYFGTGRRKKSVARVRLIPGEGNFTINKRNIDEYFGLDTLKVIARQPLEETGTTGSFDVIVNVHGGGFTGQAGAIRHGISRALLKADESLRPTLKKAGFLTRDPRMKERKKYGLKAARRSPQFSKR, from the coding sequence ATGGCCAAAGTACAATACTTCGGAACGGGACGAAGAAAGAAATCCGTTGCCAGGGTTCGGTTAATTCCCGGAGAGGGAAATTTTACAATCAATAAACGAAACATTGATGAATATTTCGGACTGGATACATTGAAGGTAATTGCCCGCCAGCCATTGGAAGAAACGGGCACGACAGGCAGTTTCGATGTCATCGTGAATGTACATGGCGGCGGATTTACCGGACAGGCAGGTGCAATCCGTCATGGAATCTCCCGTGCCTTGCTGAAAGCAGATGAGAGCCTGCGTCCCACTCTGAAAAAGGCAGGTTTCCTGACACGGGATCCCAGAATGAAGGAAAGAAAGAAATACGGTCTCAAGGCTGCCCGCAGATCTCCGCAGTTCAGCAAGAGATAA
- a CDS encoding phosphatase PAP2 family protein: MILQVGIPFQEQMLAIIRWIQSFSNPFLDVAFQWITMLGETMFSLIVVAWIFWCVDKDFGYRMGFACLTSVIVNTVIKAVCRIPRPIGYPGIRSLRKETAGGYSFPSGHTQQIGVFWYSLILKYRKKWMAPAGGILIFLVGLSRLYLGVHTLLDVVGGLLTGLAWVLVSNAVFDWSKRKEKPVLLAVFIVPMLIGLLFLRIPSYYKAAGSAFGFWLGYLMEFRCIHYCVEASFPRQIAKMGIGLAGLSVLRFLLKAVLPAGLLCNFVSYTGMVLWMTAGAPLLFRSLFRNPAKSR, from the coding sequence ATGATCCTCCAGGTCGGAATACCATTTCAGGAGCAGATGCTTGCCATCATCCGATGGATCCAGTCTTTTTCCAATCCATTTCTGGATGTGGCTTTCCAGTGGATTACCATGCTGGGAGAAACGATGTTCTCCCTGATTGTCGTTGCATGGATTTTTTGGTGCGTTGACAAGGACTTCGGATACCGGATGGGATTTGCCTGTCTGACAAGCGTGATTGTCAATACGGTGATCAAGGCGGTTTGCCGAATCCCAAGGCCCATCGGCTATCCGGGGATCCGATCCCTGCGGAAGGAGACCGCCGGCGGATATTCCTTTCCCAGCGGACATACGCAGCAGATTGGGGTGTTCTGGTATTCGCTGATATTAAAATATCGGAAAAAATGGATGGCTCCTGCCGGCGGAATCCTGATATTCCTTGTGGGTCTGTCCAGACTGTATCTTGGCGTACACACACTTCTGGATGTCGTGGGAGGCCTTTTGACCGGACTGGCATGGGTTCTTGTTTCCAATGCGGTATTCGACTGGTCAAAGCGAAAGGAAAAACCGGTCCTGCTGGCGGTGTTTATCGTTCCCATGCTGATCGGGCTGCTCTTTCTCCGAATTCCTTCCTATTACAAGGCGGCCGGGTCGGCCTTCGGGTTTTGGCTGGGCTACCTGATGGAATTTCGGTGCATCCATTATTGTGTGGAGGCATCTTTCCCCCGGCAGATCGCGAAAATGGGGATCGGACTTGCCGGTTTGTCAGTGCTCCGATTTTTGCTGAAGGCGGTTTTGCCCGCCGGATTGCTTTGTAATTTTGTCAGCTATACCGGTATGGTCCTGTGGATGACGGCAGGAGCCCCACTTTTATTCCGCAGTTTGTTCCGCAATCCTGCAAAGAGCCGCTGA
- the rplM gene encoding 50S ribosomal protein L13 produces the protein MKTYMANADTVERKWYVVDAKGKTLGRLSSEIAKILRGKNKPIYTPHVDTGDYVIVINAELVEVTGKKGEQKLYRHHTSYPGGLRETNFNHLIKEKPTTVIYGAVKGMLPHNSLGRDMLRKLKVYAGPDHNHEAQKPEMLDL, from the coding sequence ATGAAGACCTATATGGCAAATGCCGATACGGTAGAACGGAAATGGTATGTAGTGGATGCCAAAGGGAAAACCCTTGGACGTCTTTCATCTGAAATTGCAAAAATATTGAGAGGAAAAAATAAGCCCATCTATACTCCTCATGTGGATACCGGTGATTATGTGATTGTGATCAACGCCGAACTGGTGGAGGTAACCGGTAAAAAGGGAGAGCAGAAGCTCTATCGTCACCATACTTCCTACCCGGGAGGATTGAGGGAAACAAACTTTAATCATCTCATTAAGGAAAAGCCCACCACTGTCATCTATGGGGCAGTAAAGGGAATGTTGCCGCATAACAGTCTGGGCAGGGATATGCTCCGGAAATTAAAAGTTTATGCAGGGCCGGATCACAACCATGAAGCTCAAAAGCCGGAAATGCTTGATTTATAA
- a CDS encoding Fur family transcriptional regulator: MSIPLQEIQKYLLKNHIKPSFPRLKVFEYLAANASHPTVDDIYRALVAEMPTLSKTTIYNTLDLFLRANVIRAVTIDGNELRYDVDITDHGHFKCERCNSIYEFDINPDALSASELDGFEVRERNVYYRGICPKCRAEEKAPEISASEAKK; this comes from the coding sequence ATGTCGATTCCCCTGCAAGAAATTCAAAAGTACCTGTTGAAGAATCATATCAAGCCTTCCTTTCCCAGGCTGAAGGTGTTTGAATACCTTGCAGCCAACGCAAGCCATCCAACTGTGGACGATATTTACCGGGCACTGGTGGCGGAAATGCCGACCCTGTCCAAAACCACCATTTACAACACGCTCGATCTGTTTCTCCGGGCCAATGTAATCCGAGCCGTTACCATAGATGGCAACGAGCTGCGATACGATGTGGACATCACGGATCACGGACATTTTAAATGTGAGCGCTGCAACAGCATCTATGAATTTGACATCAATCCCGACGCTCTGTCCGCCAGTGAGCTGGATGGCTTTGAAGTACGGGAAAGGAATGTCTATTACCGGGGCATCTGTCCCAAATGCCGTGCTGAAGAAAAAGCGCCGGAGATCAGTGCCTCCGAAGCCAAAAAATGA
- a CDS encoding glycoside hydrolase family 2 TIM barrel-domain containing protein, whose amino-acid sequence MQTTQKNTVPRPEYPRPQLVRDRWMNLNGPWEFEMDFGRSGRAREVYRSEKLKTQIVVPFCPESRLSGIAYEDFIPAVWYRREFALPGSWNGSRILIHFGAVDYDTEVWINGVSAGTHRGGYTSFSFDITEQLRPGSNVVTVCAEDEPRSGLQPVGKQRREHHFIQARCDYTRTTGIWQTVWLECVPQQYLSALKILPDPENKRVHIESRIKGNTNGLLLEAEAWYQGRRVGSSVAGIAGETAYLTIELEEIHLWEPGKPELYDLNFIVQKGKEPIDRVRSYFGLRSVTIRNHAVAINGKPVFQRLVLDQGFYPDGIYTAPTEEDLKKDIRISMEMGFNGARLHQKVFEPEYLYWADKMGYLVWGESASWGLDITAPMGLERFLPEWMEAVERDYNHPSIIGWCPFNETWDKNGTRQDDEVLRIAWQVTKSMDPSRPVIDTSGNFHVKTDIFDIHDYDQDPESLRAKLEPMRTGEGVYVTFPDRQKYEGQPYFVSEYGGIWWKPGDKQGWGYGTRPGSEKEFLERYRGLTEALLKHPRICAFCYTQLYDVEQEVNGLYTYDRKPKFDPEIIRAINSQKAAIE is encoded by the coding sequence ATGCAGACAACGCAGAAAAATACTGTTCCGAGGCCGGAATATCCCAGGCCTCAGCTGGTTCGGGACCGTTGGATGAATTTGAACGGACCCTGGGAATTTGAAATGGATTTTGGAAGAAGCGGAAGAGCAAGGGAAGTATACCGGTCGGAAAAGCTGAAGACACAGATTGTGGTTCCTTTTTGCCCGGAAAGCAGACTGTCCGGCATCGCCTACGAGGATTTTATACCGGCTGTCTGGTATCGCCGGGAGTTTGCTCTCCCGGGCAGCTGGAACGGGAGTCGTATTCTGATCCACTTCGGGGCAGTGGATTATGATACGGAGGTCTGGATCAACGGAGTATCCGCAGGCACGCACCGGGGTGGATATACTTCCTTTTCCTTTGATATCACGGAGCAGCTCCGGCCCGGCAGCAATGTCGTGACCGTCTGTGCGGAGGATGAACCGCGCTCCGGACTGCAGCCCGTGGGCAAGCAAAGGAGGGAGCATCATTTCATCCAGGCACGGTGCGATTATACCAGAACCACGGGCATCTGGCAGACTGTCTGGCTGGAGTGCGTTCCGCAGCAGTATCTATCCGCCCTGAAAATCCTTCCGGATCCGGAAAACAAACGGGTACATATCGAATCCAGGATAAAGGGGAATACAAATGGGCTTTTGCTGGAAGCGGAAGCCTGGTATCAGGGCAGACGCGTGGGAAGCTCCGTGGCTGGGATTGCGGGGGAAACCGCATATCTTACCATAGAGTTGGAGGAAATCCATCTGTGGGAACCGGGAAAGCCGGAGCTGTATGATTTGAATTTTATCGTTCAGAAAGGGAAGGAACCGATTGACAGGGTCCGGAGTTATTTTGGGCTGCGATCTGTAACCATCCGGAACCACGCTGTTGCCATCAACGGAAAGCCTGTTTTTCAAAGGCTTGTGCTGGATCAGGGATTTTATCCGGATGGGATCTATACGGCTCCCACTGAGGAAGATCTGAAAAAGGATATCCGGATTTCCATGGAGATGGGCTTTAACGGAGCAAGGCTTCATCAGAAGGTTTTTGAGCCGGAATATCTGTATTGGGCGGATAAGATGGGATATCTGGTCTGGGGAGAGTCCGCAAGCTGGGGGCTGGACATTACCGCTCCCATGGGACTGGAACGCTTTCTGCCGGAATGGATGGAGGCTGTGGAACGGGATTACAATCACCCGTCCATCATCGGCTGGTGTCCATTCAACGAGACCTGGGACAAAAACGGAACCCGGCAGGATGACGAGGTGCTTCGCATCGCCTGGCAGGTTACAAAATCCATGGATCCATCCCGGCCGGTCATCGATACCAGCGGGAACTTTCATGTGAAAACCGATATTTTTGATATCCATGATTATGATCAGGACCCGGAATCCCTGCGGGCCAAACTGGAACCGATGCGAACCGGTGAAGGGGTTTATGTCACTTTCCCGGATCGGCAGAAATATGAGGGTCAGCCCTATTTCGTAAGTGAATACGGCGGGATCTGGTGGAAACCCGGGGATAAGCAGGGCTGGGGTTACGGGACCCGTCCCGGGAGTGAAAAGGAGTTTCTGGAACGTTATCGGGGGTTGACGGAAGCCCTGCTGAAGCATCCCCGGATCTGTGCCTTCTGCTATACCCAACTCTACGACGTGGAGCAGGAAGTCAACGGATTGTACACCTATGACCGGAAACCCAAATTCGATCCGGAAATCATAAGGGCCATAAACAGCCAAAAAGCAGCGATAGAGTAA
- the trxB gene encoding thioredoxin-disulfide reductase yields MLDVIIVGGGVAGLTAGLYANRGGLSTLLFERMFPGGQASTTGLIENYPGFDEPISGPDLVEKMENQARKFGLKILYDEVTGLDLEGRTKKVEAGGKTYECKAVILAMGAEPRQLGLEKEKEFRGKGISYCATCDGAFYKGKDVVVVGGGDTAAEDAMFLSRYVRKAYLVHRRDTLRASRILADRVLARENVEMVWSSEVEAILGDDRVTGVRTVHRRTGKKREIRADGLFIAVGVHPNSEGIPDPIPMSRSGYVITNESMQAGIPGVFAAGDIRQKPLLQLVTAASDGAVAAVSAQRYIMKEFMSQ; encoded by the coding sequence ATGCTGGATGTCATTATAGTGGGAGGCGGGGTAGCCGGATTGACCGCAGGGCTGTATGCCAATCGCGGCGGTCTGTCCACTCTGCTGTTTGAGAGAATGTTTCCGGGTGGCCAGGCATCCACGACAGGTCTGATTGAGAACTACCCGGGTTTTGACGAACCGATCAGCGGCCCGGATCTTGTCGAAAAGATGGAAAATCAGGCCCGGAAGTTTGGCCTGAAAATTCTCTATGATGAGGTAACCGGTCTGGACCTGGAGGGAAGAACAAAGAAGGTGGAGGCGGGAGGGAAAACATACGAATGCAAAGCGGTAATCCTCGCCATGGGAGCGGAGCCAAGGCAGCTTGGCCTGGAGAAGGAAAAGGAATTCCGGGGCAAGGGGATATCCTATTGCGCAACCTGTGACGGTGCCTTCTACAAGGGAAAGGATGTTGTCGTGGTCGGCGGCGGGGATACTGCGGCGGAGGACGCCATGTTTTTGTCCCGGTATGTCCGTAAGGCTTATCTGGTGCACCGGCGCGATACGCTGCGTGCTTCCAGAATTCTGGCGGACCGGGTTCTGGCCAGAGAGAATGTGGAAATGGTCTGGAGTTCGGAAGTGGAAGCTATTTTGGGGGATGACCGGGTGACCGGAGTACGGACCGTTCATCGCAGAACGGGCAAGAAACGGGAAATCAGGGCGGACGGGCTTTTTATCGCCGTCGGAGTGCACCCCAACAGCGAAGGCATTCCGGATCCAATACCCATGAGCCGATCCGGTTATGTGATCACCAATGAGTCCATGCAGGCCGGCATTCCGGGTGTATTTGCCGCAGGGGATATCCGGCAGAAGCCTTTGCTGCAGCTGGTGACGGCGGCTTCGGACGGAGCAGTGGCAGCTGTATCTGCCCAGAGGTACATCATGAAGGAATTTATGTCTCAGTGA